From the Pseudomonadota bacterium genome, the window CGGCGACGCGGTGCTCGAGCTCGCGATCAGCCACCTGCTCATGGAGCGCTTCACCGAGTTCCCGGAGGGGGAGCTCAGCAAGCTTCGCGCCGCGGTGGTGAACGAGGGGCAGCTGGCCGAGATCGCGCGCGAGGTCGGGCTGGGCGACTATCTCTACCTCGGCAAGGGCGAGGACCAGACCGGCGGCCGCGACAAGCCGTCGCTGCTCTCCGACGCGCTCGAGGCGGTCTTCGGCGCGATCTACCTCGACCGCGGCTTCGGCAAGGCGTTCGTGGTGATAGAGGGGCTCTACGAGGACCTGCTCGAGCGCGCGGGCGGCGTGGGGTTCGTGCGCGACTTCAAGACCAGGCTGCAGGAGGTCTCGCAGGCGCGCTTCCGCGCGGTGCCGCGCTACAGGCTCGCGAGCACGACCGGCCCCGACCACGCCAAGACCTTCGAGGTGCAGCTCTTTATCCAGGACACGCTCTGGGGCACGGGCTGCGGCGCATCCAAGAAGGCGGCCGAGCAGGCCGCCGCCTCCGAAGCCCTCGCCAAACTCGAATCCGGCGAGTAGCCGACGAAGGGGTCAAGTCTTGACAATGGACAGCTTTTGAAAGCTGTCCATTGTCAAGACTTGACCCCTTCGTCTGTCACAAATCGATATTGCGTAATTATATCAAAGCATTAAGTGGTCTATCGGTCAAAGCTCAAAGCTGTCCATTGTCAAGACTTGACCCCTTTGTTTGACCCCTTTGTTCCCCTTTGTTGACTATTGTCAAAGATCGACCCTGTTGTTAATTTCGGTAAAAGGGGGATGCGATGGGCAGGATTCTCTACGTCAAGGGATCGCCGAGGGGGGAGCGCTCCCACTCGCTCGCGGTCGCGGACCGGTTCCT encodes:
- the rnc gene encoding ribonuclease III; its protein translation is MTKEEKARFKALEKSIGYRFRRREHLRRALTHKSYANELRMAYADHNERLEFLGDAVLELAISHLLMERFTEFPEGELSKLRAAVVNEGQLAEIAREVGLGDYLYLGKGEDQTGGRDKPSLLSDALEAVFGAIYLDRGFGKAFVVIEGLYEDLLERAGGVGFVRDFKTRLQEVSQARFRAVPRYRLASTTGPDHAKTFEVQLFIQDTLWGTGCGASKKAAEQAAASEALAKLESGE